A window of Blautia argi genomic DNA:
TTGGTCGCAGAACTCCCCATTTAACCGTTCTTCACCTTCCGGTTCTTGAGATACTCCAAAACCAGTTACCCAAACATCTTCAAGTCCATTTTCATTCGCAAATTCTTCAAGTTCTTCATAAAGCTTGTCGATTTCTGCTTTTAATTGTTCGTATCTCTCTGCTTTTTCAGCTATTTCTTTTGATGCTTTCATTTTCTTCCTCCACTAAATATCAGCTTTTACTTCCTCAAATTCCAATCCTAACGTTTTTCCTTCTTCGTATATCTTCTTTTTTTATTTTCTAAAATTGATTTGGTAGCTTTTAAGTTTTATTCCATTTTCCATTCCGTACCTCCTTAATGCCCTGCCAGAAACGTATTTAGCATATGTTCTTTCCAGTCTGGTTTACTGTCTGCTGCTCTATATGGTTCTGGAAGCGGCTGCCAGGCTACTGCAACATCATAGACTCTCCCATGGTCATTCCCGACTTCTTTTTCGCATGTCGTTTCATAACCCTCATCTAAAAATATCCATTTTCCAAATGTATTCACATGCGCAAGATAAGTTCCGAAACTCTTTTGATGATGGATTTTTTCTTCTTTTTTAACCCATTTGCTGTCATAATCAGAAACCCATGCTGAATGCATTACAGTTGCTAAAACCCATCTTTCCTGCTCTGGCAGACGCTTACTGCGTGGAATCCAATCATTAGCTTCATACGCTGTTGGCTGCTCATCAATCATTTTCCTTCCAGTGTGTCTGTTCCCACGTTTCTTTTCCCTCCTCTCCGTAACAGCCGTCCATATCAGTGCAAATATCACCTCTGCCATAAGATACGGTAATAATAAAAATGCAAAACACAGGCCTGCTGCCGTGCCGATGACTCCCTTATCCTCCGTCCAGTCCAAGATTCTGATTAGGGCAAATTCTTTTGTCAGGAAGACTGCTGCCATTCCGGCAACAGCTTCCAAAAATGCTATGGTAAGTAAAGCTGTCAACATGTCACTTTCCTCTTTTCTGTAAAATCCCATTTTTCAAGCTCCTGAAGGATAAACTCTTCTTTTGGATCTCCCTCTGCAATGGCAATATCGCATTTTAAGGTACAGGCTTCGTTCTGCCACCAGATTGAATACCTGTTATTTCCCAGCGGCAGGCTTACAGGACCCTCTTCTTTTTCCCTGCTGCCGCTGTTTATCATACTTACGATATGTTCCGGGAGTATGACGCACTCCATGGTGCTCCGGTTCTGCAGGACTGCCAGTTCTCTTCTGTATGTGCGGATACGGATGTCGGTGTCTTTGTAAGCTGTCTTGAAGTATGTAGTATCCGGTCTGTAAACCTCTTCCGGAAGCAAATCCCGCTCTTCCCAGTTTGTGTCATCGCTTTTATAAAATGCCGCTGCCCTTCCCGGCGCCGGTATGGAACCAATCAGTTCAATAATGGCTGCCTTGGCTTTCTTCGGCATCATGGTCCTTTCCAGCCAAATGCTCCAGTATCCTCCCATAAGATAAATACCCTCGCCGTCATTGCCTACAGTAAGCCCCGTAGTGTTATATGCTTTTTTTGTCAGGGCTTTAAATGCATTCATCTTTAAAAACATATGCTCATCTCCTCTTCTTTGCGTTTCTGACTATCTGTTTCTTTGGTTTCCTGCTGCCTACGCATCTCCCGCTTTGTCTGCCGTAGATAAAAGCTGTAAAATTGTTTCTTCCCATAATCCTCTCCTATGCGTTCTCAATCTTCCGGGTCAGGGCGTCTGCGATATCCTGATGTCCGGTTTCTTCCAGCACCTCAATGACTGCTGCTAGAGATACAAACCTTCCCTGCTCCCGCTTGTTTTCCTCTTCTATCAATTCCAGTGTTTCCATGTCCGGGTGTATGCCGCAGGTTTCCTGCATAGTCTTTGCCATGTCGGATAAGGTCACATAGGCGTTTCCGAACCGGTCATAACTCATACAGTCTTCGCTGTGCTTGTCCATTTGTTTCTCAAACCGTTGTAAACGGACGGAACGCCAGCCATGCTCTGCGTAGAGTACCCACATGGCAACGGTTTTCATGGTGTTCATAATTCTTTTTGCTAACATGTCATAAAGCTCTTCTACTGCCTTTTCCGGCAGGATAACGGAGATTCCTAATGCCCCCCGTCTTCTCAAGTCCTGTTCCAGGTAGTCCACGCCTTTTTCCTTTGCTACCCGGAGGGCGTAAGCTGCGCCCTCATTTCTCCACTTTTCTTCTTTCTTGTTCATGGCTTCCTCCTTGTATTGTTTAGCTGAATGGCAACTCTTCATCGATTCCGTCCGGAATGTTCATGAAGCCGTCTGGGTCTACCGTTGGCTGTCCTGCTGCCGTGTTGCTCTGTGTATTGCTGCTTCCTTCTGCACCATTCTGGGCATTTTTGCTTTCGGCAAATTCCTGTTCTTCTACCACTACGTCTGTGGTATATACCTTGTTCCCGTCCCGATTGGTATAACTTCCGGTCTGGATACGTCCGGTTATCACAATCCGGATTCCCTGACGGAAGTATTTCTCGGCAAATTCTGCCTGTTTTCCGAAAGCCACGCAGCTGATAAAGTCTGCGGTGGCTTCTCCCTCCCTTTTAAACCGGCGGTCTACTGCTAATGTATATCTGGCAATCGCCATTGGGTTCTCACCTTGGGTATAACGTACGTCCGGGTCACGGGTTAAGCGTCCCATTAAAATTACTTTATTCATGGTTTTTCCTTTCTTTTCCAAAAAGTCCCCCACCGTCTTTCGTTTAACGTTTATCAGTACTGACGGGTTTCTGTCCAC
This region includes:
- a CDS encoding single-stranded DNA-binding protein → MNKVILMGRLTRDPDVRYTQGENPMAIARYTLAVDRRFKREGEATADFISCVAFGKQAEFAEKYFRQGIRIVITGRIQTGSYTNRDGNKVYTTDVVVEEQEFAESKNAQNGAEGSSNTQSNTAAGQPTVDPDGFMNIPDGIDEELPFS